In a genomic window of Sulfuriferula nivalis:
- a CDS encoding IS1634 family transposase: MFIRRTQTNNKTTGESYFTHRLVRSERVGGKVRQVTLLNLGRHFPIEQHDWPLLCQRIDELNGSQAVLLPGSVPESLEKAAQRYAARLLESIPQQVAADLGGVTEPAQDIHEVDVDTLQLTKPRAVGIEHLGLYALSEVGFVEKLTELGINGVMRAAILGNVIGRMARPASEWSTWKWLRAESALGELIDFDYEAMPHTRMYQASDVLIKHRECLEQHIYAAVNSLFCLDETVTLYDLTNTYFEGDAADNEQAKRGRSKEKRSDCPLVTLGAVLDGSGFLKRTKLFDGNVAECTTLQGMLDGLNAPTGALVIMDRGIATEANLVWLVEHGYRYLVVSRRGARQFDELRAIDIETRQGEALQIQRELSEDGREVRLYCHSVGREKKESAMLARFAAGYEAGLQKLADGLVKPRGEKRYDKLMERIGRLKEKSRGASQHYQIELTANESGKQATQLTWTKMPIDGTMMTHPGVYCLRSNETDWDAEKLWRTYTMLTDLESVFRTLKSELGLRPVHHSKQARVDGHLFITALAYQAVQIIRTKLKTASIHLSWTGLRATLGVQRRVTATFKRSDGSTLHVRKTTVAEPDLMNIYKILGVTPAPGGIKKMII, encoded by the coding sequence ATGTTTATTCGACGAACCCAAACCAACAACAAAACGACAGGTGAATCCTACTTCACTCACCGACTCGTTCGCTCTGAACGAGTCGGTGGCAAAGTACGGCAAGTCACTTTGTTGAATCTGGGGCGGCACTTTCCGATTGAGCAGCATGATTGGCCATTGCTGTGTCAACGAATTGACGAATTGAACGGCAGCCAGGCTGTGTTACTGCCAGGGTCTGTACCGGAATCCCTCGAAAAAGCCGCACAACGTTATGCGGCACGACTGCTGGAAAGCATACCGCAACAAGTTGCTGCTGACTTGGGGGGTGTCACTGAACCTGCGCAGGATATTCACGAGGTAGATGTTGATACCCTGCAACTGACGAAACCCCGTGCTGTAGGGATAGAGCATCTCGGACTGTATGCGTTGTCTGAAGTCGGTTTCGTTGAGAAATTAACCGAATTGGGCATCAACGGTGTGATGCGAGCGGCGATTCTGGGCAATGTCATTGGACGTATGGCGAGACCCGCATCGGAATGGTCGACATGGAAATGGTTACGAGCGGAAAGCGCGCTGGGTGAGCTGATCGATTTCGATTACGAAGCCATGCCCCATACGCGCATGTATCAGGCTTCTGACGTACTCATCAAACACCGCGAATGCCTGGAGCAGCATATTTATGCTGCGGTCAACTCACTGTTCTGTTTGGATGAAACAGTCACATTATATGACTTGACCAACACCTATTTCGAAGGTGACGCTGCGGATAACGAGCAAGCCAAACGAGGACGTTCCAAAGAAAAGCGCAGTGATTGCCCCTTGGTCACATTGGGTGCAGTATTGGACGGGAGCGGCTTTCTCAAACGAACGAAACTGTTTGATGGCAATGTAGCCGAATGCACCACCCTGCAAGGCATGCTGGATGGATTGAACGCACCGACAGGTGCATTGGTCATTATGGACCGAGGCATTGCGACCGAAGCGAATCTGGTTTGGCTGGTTGAACACGGTTACCGGTATTTGGTAGTCAGTCGGCGTGGTGCACGGCAATTTGATGAATTGCGTGCCATCGACATTGAAACCAGGCAGGGCGAAGCGTTACAGATTCAGCGTGAACTCAGCGAAGATGGGCGGGAAGTTCGTTTGTACTGTCACTCCGTCGGGAGGGAGAAGAAAGAGAGTGCCATGCTCGCACGATTTGCTGCAGGATACGAAGCGGGATTGCAAAAACTGGCAGATGGCCTTGTCAAGCCGCGAGGGGAAAAGCGTTACGACAAACTCATGGAGCGCATCGGGCGACTCAAGGAAAAAAGCCGGGGTGCCAGCCAGCATTACCAGATTGAGCTCACGGCAAATGAATCGGGCAAGCAAGCTACCCAGTTGACGTGGACAAAGATGCCCATAGACGGCACCATGATGACCCACCCTGGCGTGTATTGCCTGCGCAGCAACGAAACGGATTGGGATGCAGAAAAGTTGTGGCGTACCTATACGATGCTGACCGATCTGGAAAGCGTGTTTCGCACCCTGAAAAGTGAATTGGGGTTGCGCCCTGTACACCACTCGAAACAAGCGCGTGTCGATGGGCATTTGTTCATTACCGCACTGGCGTATCAAGCGGTACAAATCATACGCACGAAACTCAAAACAGCCAGCATTCACCTGTCGTGGACAGGATTGCGCGCCACACTCGGCGTACAGCGCCGGGTAACTGCCACATTCAAACGCAGTGATGGCAGCACATTGCATGTGCGCAAAACCACCGTCGCTGAACCAGACCTGATGAATATCTACAAAATACTGGGAGTAACTCCTGCACCTGGCGGCATTAAAAAAATGATCATTTGA
- a CDS encoding capsular polysaccharide export protein, LipB/KpsS family produces the protein MPKLLYIYQFPYWKHPVVKQCFPAFQVVFIESVDKLPTDATLVLWGMRPVPEGVAADVRVWRMEDGFLRSVGLGADLVRPMSWIVDQQGIYYDATRISDLEQLLAQTQFDAAMLARAVDLRARVVATGLTKYNVGAGKWERPANAARVILVPGQVESDASLAFGAPGERTNMGLLQAVRSAHPEAYVVYKPHPDVFARLRAEGQNEQTASRWCDEVVTDVAMGDLLTMVDEVHVITSLAGFEALLRGKPVTCYGQPFYAGWGLTQDVMPIARRSRRVSLDELVAAVLILYPLYLSRDGQRLITPEQALDELSAWLAQTGGRTTWWRKFVRLFLRRIIGVR, from the coding sequence ATGCCTAAATTACTTTACATTTATCAGTTTCCCTACTGGAAGCATCCTGTGGTGAAGCAGTGTTTCCCTGCGTTCCAGGTGGTGTTTATTGAATCCGTAGACAAACTGCCGACGGATGCGACTTTGGTGTTGTGGGGGATGCGCCCTGTGCCTGAGGGTGTGGCTGCCGATGTTCGGGTGTGGCGGATGGAAGATGGCTTTCTGCGCTCAGTGGGTCTGGGTGCGGATTTGGTGCGCCCAATGTCGTGGATAGTCGATCAGCAAGGTATTTACTACGATGCAACGCGGATATCGGATTTGGAGCAGTTGCTGGCACAGACGCAGTTTGATGCGGCTATGCTTGCCAGAGCGGTTGATTTGCGCGCACGCGTAGTGGCGACTGGTCTGACAAAATACAATGTAGGTGCGGGAAAATGGGAGCGCCCTGCGAATGCGGCACGAGTGATCCTGGTGCCCGGACAGGTAGAGAGTGATGCATCGTTGGCGTTTGGTGCGCCTGGTGAGCGTACTAATATGGGATTATTGCAGGCAGTACGGTCCGCACATCCCGAGGCGTATGTGGTGTATAAGCCGCATCCTGATGTGTTCGCGCGCTTGCGCGCTGAGGGTCAGAATGAGCAGACCGCCTCTCGCTGGTGTGATGAGGTGGTGACTGATGTAGCGATGGGTGATTTACTTACCATGGTTGATGAGGTGCACGTGATTACGTCTTTGGCTGGTTTTGAGGCGCTGTTGCGTGGTAAGCCTGTGACTTGTTACGGTCAGCCATTTTATGCAGGCTGGGGTTTGACGCAGGATGTGATGCCAATAGCTCGACGTAGTCGACGTGTGAGTTTGGACGAGTTAGTGGCGGCCGTGTTGATTTTGTATCCGCTGTATTTGAGCCGTGATGGTCAGCGTTTGATTACACCAGAGCAGGCATTGGATGAATTGTCTGCCTGGCTGGCGCAGACGGGAGGGCGCACAACCTGGTGGCGTAAGTTTGTCAGGCTGTTTTTGCGGCGGATTATTGGGGTGCGGTAG
- a CDS encoding AAA family ATPase: MLVEFRVKNFRSLRDEQVLSLVASKDKTLQDTNTQATGISAAPTLLRSAVVYGANASGKSNFIKALQYMRGVVIESATAIQPGQTFAVQPFGLDVDSTSQPSEFEVTFLLDGVRYQYGFAMTAQRIVSEHLLVYKAFKPQRWFTRHFDTDTGKDVYDFGSGLKGPKNLWEGATRPNALFLSMAVQLNSEALRPVFDWFMNRLVIFNEQAQLSPQVSIQMLKQADDRKDICNFLSAADISIADIDVETRKVPGQAVHFDLVAGKTEVRSEAMEEHRLRFHHVTEHGKAVFDLMDESNGTRNLLFLAGPVLDILSKGLTLVIDELDTSLHTLLVRELVRLFHRPEINTSGAQLIFTTHDTSLLDAPDLFRRDQVWFVEKDHDQTSALVSLSEFSPRKNEALERGYLMGRYGGVPFLGNTLGLNLETAVDR, from the coding sequence ATGCTGGTAGAGTTCCGTGTCAAGAATTTTCGCAGCCTTCGCGACGAGCAGGTGCTTAGTCTTGTTGCGTCCAAGGACAAGACCCTCCAGGACACCAACACGCAAGCAACTGGCATCAGTGCCGCTCCAACCCTGTTGCGCAGTGCGGTAGTTTATGGTGCCAACGCAAGCGGTAAGTCCAATTTCATCAAAGCGCTGCAATACATGCGCGGCGTGGTGATCGAGTCGGCGACAGCCATCCAGCCTGGTCAGACCTTTGCAGTGCAGCCATTCGGACTTGATGTCGATTCCACCAGCCAGCCTAGCGAGTTCGAGGTTACGTTCCTGCTTGATGGTGTGCGCTACCAGTATGGCTTTGCTATGACTGCACAGCGCATCGTCAGTGAACATCTGCTGGTTTACAAGGCGTTCAAGCCTCAGCGCTGGTTCACGCGTCACTTTGACACCGACACCGGCAAGGATGTCTACGATTTCGGTTCCGGCCTGAAAGGCCCCAAGAATCTGTGGGAAGGTGCCACTCGTCCTAATGCACTCTTCCTATCGATGGCTGTGCAACTGAATAGCGAAGCATTACGCCCTGTGTTCGACTGGTTCATGAATCGATTGGTCATCTTCAACGAGCAAGCCCAACTCAGTCCACAGGTGTCTATCCAGATGCTTAAGCAGGCTGACGACCGCAAGGACATCTGCAATTTCCTCTCTGCCGCCGATATCAGTATCGCCGACATTGATGTGGAAACACGTAAGGTTCCTGGGCAGGCCGTGCATTTTGACTTGGTGGCCGGTAAAACTGAAGTGCGATCAGAAGCGATGGAGGAGCATAGGCTACGCTTCCACCACGTCACCGAACATGGCAAAGCCGTGTTTGATTTGATGGACGAGTCCAATGGCACGCGCAATCTACTGTTTCTTGCCGGGCCAGTGCTGGATATCCTCAGTAAAGGACTAACGTTGGTCATAGATGAACTCGACACCAGTTTGCACACTTTGCTGGTGCGCGAACTGGTGCGACTGTTCCACCGCCCTGAGATCAACACCAGCGGTGCGCAGCTGATCTTTACTACTCACGACACGTCACTGCTGGACGCACCAGATCTGTTCCGACGCGATCAAGTGTGGTTCGTGGAAAAAGACCATGATCAGACCTCGGCCTTGGTCAGCTTGTCCGAGTTCAGCCCGCGCAAGAACGAAGCACTGGAACGCGGCTATCTGATGGGACGTTACGGCGGCGTTCCATTCCTCGGCAACACCCTGGGGCTGAACCTAGAAACGGCAGTTGACCGCTAA
- a CDS encoding transcriptional regulator, which yields MKTLTIGIMSQDKIRERVLAIAKGDITPVENEPKIWFTSMRSLAEVLSDENRALLKVIFEQNPQSISSLAAMTGRKSSNLSRTLKTMSNYGIVEMRRENHHVRPIARATDFQILAA from the coding sequence ATGAAAACACTTACTATAGGAATTATGTCACAGGATAAAATTCGTGAGCGCGTGCTTGCTATCGCCAAAGGCGATATTACACCTGTTGAAAATGAACCCAAGATTTGGTTTACCTCAATGCGTTCTTTAGCTGAGGTATTGAGCGACGAAAACCGTGCATTACTCAAGGTGATTTTTGAACAAAACCCGCAGTCCATTAGTAGCCTGGCTGCCATGACTGGACGCAAATCAAGCAACCTTTCACGCACATTAAAAACCATGTCCAATTACGGCATTGTGGAAATGCGACGTGAGAATCACCATGTTCGCCCAATAGCAAGAGCGACGGATTTTCAAATACTGGCGGCTTAA
- a CDS encoding toxin-antitoxin system TumE family protein, which translates to MQDDLGIETLLNLNDYVISQDGGYWVKIEAWTVLANDNIPHGIRYSLTLHEPYGKRILGYDNSHAIKLPKKYKFAGQRLPYDHKHRHVSDRGVPYEFTNAHQLLADFFAEVDILLTELLK; encoded by the coding sequence ATGCAAGATGATCTTGGTATTGAAACCTTACTAAACCTTAATGATTATGTGATTAGTCAGGATGGTGGTTATTGGGTAAAAATTGAGGCGTGGACAGTGCTGGCGAACGATAATATTCCACATGGGATACGTTATTCTTTAACGCTGCATGAACCATATGGAAAGCGTATCTTAGGTTACGACAATAGTCATGCCATCAAGTTACCAAAGAAGTACAAATTTGCAGGGCAACGCTTACCCTATGATCATAAACATCGCCATGTTTCAGATCGAGGCGTTCCATATGAGTTCACAAATGCGCATCAACTACTTGCCGACTTTTTTGCTGAGGTAGATATTTTGCTGACGGAGTTATTAAAATGA
- a CDS encoding GNAT family N-acetyltransferase, protein MKTTIYNNINEVPKDQWDTLQNGHSCTYAHEFWAILERAKLNDFRYRYAIFYDDNGTPLAFTSFYTITTDIAIFATGGLKTTIAKIRKIFPGFFQLKMLECGTPITLNKPFVASDHISEVDMITALNNMLMSLAKQQGHFLIVVRDFEPETATIQPLLTQLGYHVVDSLPTTYMEIAWKTPAAYLAAMKSYYRSKLLKHLRINEKQGIRHELHDDFDHLADTLCNQWLVVHNHASEYQREILTPEFYCGFSAELGARSKAILFYRQDELIGHALLLMDGTLLRWLYFGRTDAVNDSLYIYVAHKVVETAINLGATRLELGLTTYPIKKDLGAYMSPLKLALKAPSRLINPFVGFFYPLLNQTPEIHNKSIFK, encoded by the coding sequence ATGAAAACAACAATATACAACAATATCAATGAAGTGCCGAAAGACCAATGGGACACACTGCAGAACGGTCACTCATGCACCTATGCTCACGAATTCTGGGCTATTCTTGAACGTGCAAAACTCAATGATTTCCGTTATCGCTATGCCATATTCTACGATGATAATGGCACACCACTCGCATTCACCAGTTTTTACACTATCACCACAGATATTGCCATTTTTGCGACAGGTGGACTGAAAACTACCATCGCTAAAATCCGCAAAATATTCCCTGGTTTTTTCCAGCTCAAAATGCTGGAATGCGGCACACCTATTACTCTGAACAAGCCGTTTGTTGCCAGTGACCACATCAGTGAAGTTGACATGATCACCGCGCTCAACAACATGCTAATGAGCCTGGCCAAACAACAGGGGCATTTCCTTATTGTTGTCCGTGACTTTGAACCAGAAACTGCAACTATACAACCTCTACTCACACAGCTAGGCTACCACGTAGTCGATAGTCTACCGACAACCTATATGGAAATAGCCTGGAAAACACCCGCTGCCTACCTTGCGGCGATGAAAAGCTACTACCGCAGCAAATTACTCAAGCACTTACGCATCAACGAAAAACAAGGCATACGCCATGAGCTGCACGATGATTTCGATCATCTCGCGGACACGCTATGCAACCAATGGCTAGTGGTACACAACCACGCCAGCGAATATCAACGCGAAATCCTCACCCCTGAATTCTATTGTGGATTTTCAGCAGAACTCGGTGCGCGCTCCAAAGCCATCCTGTTCTACCGCCAGGACGAACTTATCGGCCACGCTTTATTGCTCATGGATGGCACACTACTACGATGGCTGTATTTCGGACGTACTGATGCGGTGAACGACAGTCTGTACATCTATGTTGCACACAAAGTGGTTGAAACTGCCATCAACCTGGGCGCCACTCGACTAGAACTTGGGCTGACCACTTATCCGATCAAGAAAGACCTGGGTGCTTATATGTCACCGCTGAAACTGGCACTGAAAGCGCCGTCACGCTTGATCAATCCGTTTGTCGGCTTCTTCTACCCGTTACTCAATCAAACACCCGAGATTCACAACAAATCTATTTTTAAATAA
- a CDS encoding NAD-dependent epimerase/dehydratase family protein: MQVTTNNLVLVTGATGFIGSRLAQRLLDDGYAVKVLVRDPQKLSALLREQCEVVVGDVLDEAVMASAVSQVHLIFHCAANVKTWDTYAAYEAVNVQGVRNLMQAIARVNPDLSRLVHISTVDVYGFPDAPCDETCVATGGEFDYGKTKLEGENLVRSLGDAANMSYAIIRPCNVIGPRSQFIERIGAELKSGVMLTIAGGHTHAGLVYIDNLVDDVVWAATAPVAHRQCYNVRDDNDVDWTEFLRVFRRAIAGKGLVINLPFTVADKLAWAFEAVHKALSPRHEPLLHRLLVRFFGKTCGHSPAKIRAHRADSSGVSRVEFDETMRRSYQWFKDENG, from the coding sequence ATGCAAGTCACTACGAATAATTTAGTGCTGGTCACTGGGGCGACAGGGTTTATCGGTAGCCGATTAGCGCAGCGCCTGCTCGATGATGGCTATGCAGTGAAAGTGTTGGTGCGCGATCCGCAGAAACTGTCTGCATTGCTGCGTGAACAATGTGAAGTCGTCGTCGGCGATGTGCTTGATGAGGCGGTAATGGCGAGTGCGGTCAGTCAAGTGCATCTGATATTCCATTGTGCGGCAAACGTGAAAACATGGGATACGTATGCGGCTTATGAAGCGGTGAATGTGCAGGGTGTACGTAATCTGATGCAGGCGATAGCACGGGTGAATCCTGATCTGTCGCGTTTGGTACATATTTCTACGGTTGATGTATATGGCTTTCCTGATGCGCCGTGTGACGAGACTTGTGTTGCCACAGGTGGTGAGTTCGATTATGGTAAGACTAAGTTGGAAGGTGAGAATCTGGTACGCTCATTGGGCGACGCAGCGAATATGTCTTATGCCATCATACGCCCTTGCAATGTTATCGGGCCGAGAAGTCAGTTTATCGAGCGCATAGGTGCGGAGTTGAAATCAGGCGTCATGTTGACCATAGCGGGCGGGCATACCCATGCCGGGCTGGTATATATAGATAATCTGGTTGATGATGTGGTGTGGGCGGCAACTGCGCCTGTTGCACATCGGCAATGTTACAACGTGCGTGATGATAATGATGTGGACTGGACTGAATTTTTGCGTGTGTTTCGCCGAGCTATTGCAGGTAAGGGGCTGGTGATCAATTTGCCTTTTACGGTTGCAGATAAATTGGCATGGGCTTTTGAAGCTGTACATAAAGCATTGTCACCTCGTCATGAGCCACTATTGCATCGTTTGCTGGTGCGGTTTTTTGGCAAAACATGTGGACACAGCCCAGCGAAAATTCGGGCACATCGCGCAGATAGCAGTGGGGTGAGTCGCGTAGAATTTGACGAGACGATGCGCCGCTCATATCAGTGGTTTAAGGATGAAAATGGCTAA
- a CDS encoding capsule biosynthesis protein: MANLHVVFLQGLPSPFFTRVARGLTALGCRTTGINLCLGDQLFWRGPNTVNYRGRLADWPLFIANFYDNNGVTDIVLLGEQRSYHQHAIKLAQARGIRVTVTDFGYLRPDWMAFERDGMGGDSHFPKDPQAILALAAKAPKPELAQRYIDSFWTMAWGDMLYHFANFFYFWLFPYYRRPYKRNHPLVHYFSIGRRLLFAKRGHQHAIRRLAELQSDGVRYFLFPLQLENDFQIVSYSPFDSLEEAIWLVLQSFAKHANADTRLLVKVHPLDPGMKNWKKIICGWAKELGIAERIDYFDGGNLDDIIQDSQGVVTVNSTVGIRAVQLGSPVITLGDAIYDVDGLAFQGGIDRFWTAAPKPSSELVDAFITAICHSIQIRGTFYSESGLTAAVNAAVELLYWHKEDMLN; this comes from the coding sequence ATGGCTAATTTGCATGTGGTGTTTTTACAGGGGTTGCCGTCGCCATTCTTTACTCGTGTTGCGCGTGGGCTGACTGCGTTGGGTTGTCGCACCACGGGGATTAACTTATGCCTGGGTGATCAGTTGTTCTGGCGTGGACCCAATACAGTGAATTATCGTGGTCGCCTGGCTGATTGGCCGCTGTTTATCGCTAATTTTTATGACAATAATGGCGTAACAGATATTGTGCTGTTAGGTGAGCAGCGCAGCTATCACCAGCATGCAATCAAGCTGGCGCAAGCGCGCGGTATACGTGTGACGGTGACCGATTTTGGCTACTTGCGCCCCGACTGGATGGCGTTTGAGCGTGATGGCATGGGCGGTGATTCGCACTTTCCTAAAGACCCGCAAGCCATATTGGCTTTGGCTGCCAAAGCGCCCAAGCCAGAGCTGGCGCAGCGCTATATTGATAGCTTCTGGACTATGGCATGGGGTGACATGCTTTATCATTTTGCCAATTTCTTTTATTTCTGGCTGTTTCCGTACTATCGTCGTCCTTACAAACGTAACCATCCGTTAGTGCATTATTTCTCCATCGGCAGACGATTATTGTTTGCTAAGCGTGGGCATCAACATGCAATTCGCAGATTGGCTGAATTGCAAAGCGATGGTGTGCGTTATTTTTTATTCCCTCTGCAACTGGAAAATGATTTCCAGATAGTTTCCTATTCTCCATTTGATAGTTTGGAAGAAGCTATTTGGCTAGTGTTGCAGTCTTTTGCCAAACACGCTAACGCGGATACTCGCTTACTGGTCAAAGTGCATCCGTTAGATCCAGGCATGAAAAACTGGAAAAAAATAATATGTGGCTGGGCGAAAGAGCTGGGTATCGCTGAACGTATAGATTATTTTGACGGCGGTAATCTGGATGACATTATCCAAGACTCACAGGGTGTGGTAACGGTCAACAGCACTGTGGGTATACGTGCTGTGCAGCTGGGTAGCCCAGTGATTACCTTAGGTGATGCGATTTATGATGTAGATGGGCTGGCTTTTCAGGGTGGCATTGATCGGTTCTGGACTGCTGCGCCAAAACCATCGAGTGAATTGGTCGATGCTTTTATAACGGCAATTTGCCATAGCATACAAATACGCGGTACTTTTTATAGTGAGTCAGGATTAACGGCTGCGGTAAATGCGGCAGTTGAGCTTTTGTATTGGCATAAGGAGGATATGCTTAATTAG